A region of the Chryseobacterium gotjawalense genome:
TACAGTACTATTATTCTCAACAAAACATGTCAAAATTAACTGTTTGAATATTACCAAAGAGGTTTTACATTATTTAACATTTATAATCCTGTTTACGTTAAAATATCTATAGATCCTCATCACCATTTTCATTCTCATTATCCAGCAAAAATTTTTATCTTTGAAGCATGAATTGGGAACAAATTGTAGGTCATCAGGAATTGAAAAACCTTCTGAAAGATAGTATCAGCAATAATCGGGTAAGCCACGCACAATTATTTGTAGGCAAAGACGGATATGGAACGCTGCCCTTGGCGATGGCCTTTGCAAAAGAAATTTTAAGAAAGGAAAACGAGCATTCTTCTTCAAAAGTTGATCACCTCAATCACCTCGATCTGCATTTTAGCTTTCCCGTTTTTAAAGCGAATAAAAGCGGATTGACGGCTCAGTTTTTTGATGAATTCCGGGAGATGATGCTGGAAAATCCCTATTCAAATAACGAAGATTGGAGCACAATTTTAGAATCAGAAAATAAACAACTCAGTATTTACGTCGAAGAAATTGATGAAATCAATAAAAAATTCGCCCTGAAAAGTTTTGAAGGCGGCAGTAAAATACTCATTGTCTGGCAAGCTGACAAAATGAATACGGATGCCGCCAATAAATTTCTGAAGTTTCTGGAAGAACCACCAAAAAACACGTACATCATTCTGACGGCTTCCAACACGGATTTCATGCTTCCGACAATTATTTCGAGAACGCAGATTGTGGAAATTTCGAGTATTAAAGAAGATGATCTCGACCAGTTTTTACAGAACAACAAGGAGATCAGTACAGACAGAAGACGGGAAATTGTTTTTCAGGCACAGGGAAACTGGAATACCGCGCAGAAATTACTGCAGAGTGAAAACACAGATTCCGAATTTGAAGATCAGTTTATCATGTGGGTTCGTGAAGCTTTTCAGGTAAAAAAGAAACCTGAGTTTTTAAAAAACATTGTTCTTTGGGGCAGAAGAATTTCACTTTGGAACAAAGAAAAACAAATGAATTTTTTAGAATACTGCGCAGAAATGTTCCGTCTGGCGTTACTTCAAAATTACGGAAATGAAAGTCTGGTCTATAAAAAAATAGAGGCCGGCGGTTTCAAATGGGAGAGTTTCTCAAAATTCATCCATGGAGCCAATATTGAATCTATTTTAGAAGAAATCTCAACCGCCAATTATCACTTAGAAAGAAACGGAAATACCAAGATTATATGGACTGATTTGGGGATTAAACTTTCCCGTTACCTTCATAAAAAACCATAAAAAAACCACCAACCGGTGGTTTCTATTTTTAAGCGGCTTTTTTCTTTTCCTCCTTTTTCATGTCACAAGTGCCTTTGCAGTCTTTGTGATCTTTCATAGTGCATGCTTTACTGTCTTTCTTGTCACCCATTTTACATTCTTTTTTATCCTTTCCGGAACAACAGGCTTTCTTCGGAGCTTCCTGAGCAAATCCCAAAGTGAAAATGGTGACGGCTAACACTGAAATTACTTTTTTCATAAAATTTGGTTTTAATGGTTATTGATATAGCAAAGTTAAAATTATTTTTGGATCGTTCAATCACTTTCATTTAAATTTTTTTCACACAAAATCGCATGGAATATTATAGACGGTTTCTATATTTATTTACAGAAAAAAAATCAATCAATCGTTTGATTGTTTTCTGTTTTTATTTAAATTTGCACCCTCAAAAAAATCAGATATTATGATTTCCAAAGAAGAACATATTTTATTACATGCCGAAAAACTCTTTGCTGAAAAGGGTTTTGAAGGAAGTTCTACCCGGGAGATTTCTAAAAAAGCGAAGGTAAATGTTTCGATGATTTCCTATTATTTCGGCTCCAAAGAAAAGCTTTTCGTAAAAATATTCGAAGTAAGGATGAACGAAAGTTTGGCATTCAGTAAAGATATTTTAGCCAACGACAATTTGAATGAGTGGGAAAAACTGGTCACTGTTATTAACCGTTATGCGGATCGTGTGAAAAATTTGAAAACTTTTTACCGTATTTTACAAAGAGAGCAGCTGAGCAATAAAAATCCTCATATCGCAGAATTTTTAAATAAATCTAAAAAAGGATTTCTGGCTATTTACAGCGAACTCATCGAAAAAGGATTACAAAATAAAACCTTTACCAAAAGACCACGCATAGAATTTCTGCATTCTACAGTTTCAGGAACCATTTTTACAGCACTCAATACGCTTCCAGTTTACAAGGAATTTTTTGAGGGTGATGAAAATTACGAAAATCAGTATTTCGATGAAATTAAAATACATGTCCAAAATATATTAAAACACCTTTTAGGTTATGAAGAAAACATATAGTCCCCTGATTGCGATGGTTTTTTCGGCCATCGGAATCACGGTTCATGCACAGGCAAAGAAAATGCTGACCCTTGATGAAGCGGTAAATCTGGGAATTCAGAATTCTAAAAATCTTAAAATCGATCAGGCAAAAATCGATCAGGCGACCGCCAATTATCTTGAAGCTAAAAATAACAGACTGCCGAGTTTGAAAGTTTCCGCAAGTGCTCTGGCTTTAGCCAATGCCAATGTTGATCTCAAGGTTTTGCCGCCTTCTACAAATGGAGGAAGTACTACACCAAAAGCAAATTCTGCTTTCTATGGAAACGTTGCTGCTTCGTTACCGATTTATGCGGGCGGCCGAATTAAATATGGAATTCAGTCGGCAGAATATTTAGTAGAAGCTTCAAAACTCAGTACCGAGAACGACAAATTGGCGGTCGCTTATAATGTTTCGCAAGCTTACAATAATTTGTTTAAAGCCAGTCAGCAAATTAAAGTTCTGGAAGATAATCTTACGGCTTCTCAAAAAAGGGATGAGTCTTTTCAGAAATTAGAGGACAACGGAATCATCGCGCGAAACGATAAGTTGAAAGCGAATCTGCAGACTTCAGATATTGAACTTCAGCTTTTAGATGCGAACAATAACTTCAATATTGCCAACATCAATATGGATTTACTTTTAGGGTTACCTGACGCAACGGAAATCGAAATCGATCCTGATTACATTTCAGAACTCACTGAAAATCAACCGGTTTCATATTATTTAAACCAAGCCGTTTCTCAGCGGAAAGATGTACAGGCACTAG
Encoded here:
- a CDS encoding TolC family protein; translation: MKKTYSPLIAMVFSAIGITVHAQAKKMLTLDEAVNLGIQNSKNLKIDQAKIDQATANYLEAKNNRLPSLKVSASALALANANVDLKVLPPSTNGGSTTPKANSAFYGNVAASLPIYAGGRIKYGIQSAEYLVEASKLSTENDKLAVAYNVSQAYNNLFKASQQIKVLEDNLTASQKRDESFQKLEDNGIIARNDKLKANLQTSDIELQLLDANNNFNIANINMDLLLGLPDATEIEIDPDYISELTENQPVSYYLNQAVSQRKDVQALDYQRKAAELGTKAARAESLPTIALTGGYIAAEIPKILTITNAANIGVGIQYNIDNLWKKNSSLMKSAATEKQLSATNELLNDQIKLEVNRDYQNSEFAKKKIAVYEKAAAQANENYRVTKNKFDNGLATITELLDADTAQISANVNVVNAKADAALAYRKLLQTTGILTLH
- a CDS encoding TetR/AcrR family transcriptional regulator, whose amino-acid sequence is MISKEEHILLHAEKLFAEKGFEGSSTREISKKAKVNVSMISYYFGSKEKLFVKIFEVRMNESLAFSKDILANDNLNEWEKLVTVINRYADRVKNLKTFYRILQREQLSNKNPHIAEFLNKSKKGFLAIYSELIEKGLQNKTFTKRPRIEFLHSTVSGTIFTALNTLPVYKEFFEGDENYENQYFDEIKIHVQNILKHLLGYEENI
- a CDS encoding DNA polymerase III subunit, with amino-acid sequence MNWEQIVGHQELKNLLKDSISNNRVSHAQLFVGKDGYGTLPLAMAFAKEILRKENEHSSSKVDHLNHLDLHFSFPVFKANKSGLTAQFFDEFREMMLENPYSNNEDWSTILESENKQLSIYVEEIDEINKKFALKSFEGGSKILIVWQADKMNTDAANKFLKFLEEPPKNTYIILTASNTDFMLPTIISRTQIVEISSIKEDDLDQFLQNNKEISTDRRREIVFQAQGNWNTAQKLLQSENTDSEFEDQFIMWVREAFQVKKKPEFLKNIVLWGRRISLWNKEKQMNFLEYCAEMFRLALLQNYGNESLVYKKIEAGGFKWESFSKFIHGANIESILEEISTANYHLERNGNTKIIWTDLGIKLSRYLHKKP